In Nitrospira sp., the following are encoded in one genomic region:
- a CDS encoding phytoene/squalene synthase family protein — translation MMPTAASREELLRELLRRVSRLFYTTLVIVPSDVRDQVSLAYLFARAADTIADAELIDRSRRLGFLNRFREQFLGEQIDWAQIRTIQQAMGSLHEDSAERILLERLDECFRRFLDFSSDDRRRIQRVMTILTQGMEMDLGTFPGNSVADLTALKTLDDLDRYTYHVAGCVGEFWTSLMCAHRKALANWDIQRMSEIGIRFGKGLQLTNIVKDIAHDLQKGRCYIPEMMLTEAGLKPQDLLDQHNLLPVKPVLSKLVRLAVEHLDQGWLYTMAIPRSETRLRLACMWPILSAGESLKLVMNSPDLLNPALKVKIPRSKVYQIMAMTTGTGACGYAGTAYWGHLRKQII, via the coding sequence CGTCTGATGTCCGAGACCAAGTAAGCTTGGCGTATCTCTTTGCCAGGGCTGCCGATACGATCGCCGATGCGGAGTTGATCGACCGATCGCGTCGTCTAGGTTTTCTCAACCGCTTCAGAGAGCAGTTTCTCGGTGAGCAGATCGATTGGGCGCAGATCCGTACGATTCAGCAAGCTATGGGGTCGCTTCACGAAGATTCGGCTGAGCGAATCCTGCTCGAACGGCTGGACGAGTGTTTCCGTCGCTTCCTCGACTTTTCGTCGGACGACCGACGTCGGATTCAGCGAGTGATGACGATCTTGACGCAAGGAATGGAAATGGATCTGGGCACGTTCCCTGGAAATTCCGTGGCGGATCTCACCGCGCTCAAGACGCTCGATGACTTAGATCGCTACACCTATCATGTGGCTGGATGTGTGGGTGAGTTCTGGACTTCCTTGATGTGTGCCCATAGGAAAGCGTTGGCCAACTGGGACATTCAACGGATGTCGGAAATCGGGATTCGATTTGGAAAGGGGCTGCAGCTGACGAATATCGTCAAAGATATCGCTCATGATTTGCAGAAGGGGCGTTGTTACATTCCCGAAATGATGCTCACCGAAGCTGGGCTGAAACCTCAAGATTTATTGGATCAGCACAATCTCCTTCCTGTCAAACCTGTGCTGAGCAAACTTGTTCGCTTGGCAGTCGAGCACCTTGATCAGGGCTGGCTCTATACGATGGCGATTCCGCGTTCTGAAACCCGGTTGCGGCTGGCTTGCATGTGGCCGATTCTTTCTGCCGGAGAATCGCTCAAGCTGGTCATGAACTCCCCTGATCTTCTGAATCCCGCTTTAAAAGTCAAAATCCCGCGCAGCAAGGTCTATCAAATCATGGCTATGACGACCGGCACCGGTGCCTGCGGCTATGCCGGGACCGCCTATTGGGGGCATTTGCGCAAACAGATCATCTGA
- a CDS encoding (2Fe-2S) ferredoxin domain-containing protein, with protein MPPFQRHIFVCTNQRPKDDPRGCCANLGSEKLHAHFKNETKRLNLKGLVRANKAGCLDHCDLGPSVVIYPEGVWYWVGTEADVTEIMERHVLKGEIVTRLLMPDHPVPERLTLIKMS; from the coding sequence ATGCCACCATTTCAACGTCACATCTTCGTCTGTACCAACCAGCGTCCCAAAGACGACCCACGCGGCTGTTGTGCAAACCTCGGCTCGGAAAAACTCCACGCGCATTTCAAGAATGAAACAAAACGGTTGAATCTCAAAGGTCTTGTTCGAGCCAATAAAGCCGGCTGTCTGGACCATTGCGATCTAGGACCCAGTGTGGTGATTTATCCTGAGGGAGTGTGGTACTGGGTCGGGACAGAAGCCGACGTCACCGAGATCATGGAGCGGCATGTTCTGAAGGGCGAGATCGTCACCCGATTGCTCATGCCTGATCACCCGGTTCCCGAACGATTGACCCTCATCAAGATGTCATAG
- the ald gene encoding alanine dehydrogenase, translated as MVIGVPKEIKDHEYRVSLTPEGAATLCQLGHDIWLESSAGEGSGFSDDEYRQVGATIAASKKELFEKSDMILKVKEPMITECPLFRPGQVLFTYLHLAALPELTKTLMAEKITAIARETVEATDGSLPMLKPMSEIAGRLAVQIGAQYLERSYGGRGVLLGGVPGVEPGKVVVLGAGVAGRSAVRMAVGMGAQVTVLDLNVQRLQELDDLYQGRLITRISTQTAVDQAVVQGDVVVGAVLLPGARAPKVVNRSLVARMKPGAVIVDVAVDQGGCFETTRPTTHSEPVYLVDGVTHYCVTNMPGIVPRTATFALTNATLPYVVRLASDGVDRAIRSDLGLALGVNVMDGKVTCRAVAEAHGLPFTPVL; from the coding sequence ATGGTGATCGGTGTCCCGAAAGAAATCAAGGATCACGAGTATCGTGTCAGTCTTACCCCTGAAGGCGCAGCAACATTGTGTCAACTGGGGCATGACATCTGGCTCGAATCGTCCGCTGGGGAGGGCAGCGGATTTAGCGATGACGAATATCGTCAGGTCGGAGCGACTATTGCTGCCTCCAAGAAAGAGCTGTTCGAAAAGAGCGATATGATCCTGAAAGTGAAGGAACCGATGATCACTGAATGTCCGCTGTTCCGTCCAGGCCAGGTCCTGTTCACCTATCTGCATCTAGCAGCTCTTCCAGAACTGACGAAAACCTTGATGGCGGAGAAGATTACGGCGATTGCTCGTGAGACGGTCGAAGCCACAGACGGTAGCCTGCCGATGCTAAAACCGATGAGCGAAATTGCCGGTCGGCTGGCGGTACAGATTGGAGCGCAGTATTTGGAACGGTCATATGGAGGGCGGGGCGTGCTGTTGGGTGGTGTGCCTGGAGTCGAGCCGGGAAAAGTTGTGGTGCTCGGTGCAGGAGTTGCCGGCCGGTCGGCGGTACGGATGGCTGTCGGTATGGGGGCGCAAGTGACCGTGCTCGATTTGAATGTTCAACGGCTGCAAGAGTTGGACGATCTCTACCAAGGCCGACTGATCACCCGTATCTCAACTCAGACTGCCGTTGACCAGGCGGTGGTGCAAGGGGATGTGGTCGTCGGCGCCGTACTGCTGCCTGGTGCGCGCGCGCCCAAAGTGGTAAATCGATCATTGGTTGCGCGGATGAAGCCTGGGGCTGTGATCGTCGATGTCGCAGTCGATCAAGGCGGGTGTTTTGAAACGACCAGGCCGACGACTCACTCCGAACCAGTCTATCTGGTGGATGGTGTGACCCATTATTGCGTGACAAATATGCCCGGCATTGTTCCTCGAACCGCGACGTTCGCACTGACCAATGCGACTCTGCCCTATGTGGTGCGCCTCGCTTCTGATGGTGTGGATCGAGCAATCCGTTCAGATCTGGGGCTGGCTCTGGGCGTGAATGTCATGGATGGAAAAGTAACCTGTCGGGCTGTGGCGGAGGCTCACGGGTTGCCTTTTACCCCTGTCTTGTAA
- a CDS encoding acylphosphatase gives MTQSVDDPSVRVRILVLGHVQGVGFRAFAARAAARLGLLGGVRNLDDGRVELDVEGRRSMIEALVRELKTGPPAAHVTRIETEWSVATGRYSNFSIWY, from the coding sequence ATGACTCAATCGGTTGATGACCCCTCGGTTCGGGTACGTATCCTCGTGCTTGGTCATGTGCAGGGGGTAGGGTTTCGTGCGTTTGCGGCACGCGCAGCGGCAAGGCTTGGGCTACTAGGGGGCGTCCGCAACCTCGACGATGGTCGGGTGGAGCTGGATGTGGAGGGGAGAAGGTCGATGATTGAAGCACTTGTACGTGAATTGAAGACCGGTCCTCCTGCCGCCCATGTCACAAGAATTGAGACGGAGTGGAGTGTCGCAACTGGGCGGTATTCCAACTTCAGTATTTGGTATTAG
- a CDS encoding sigma-70 family RNA polymerase sigma factor — translation MSRPHDEDSELSEARRQPVNDVDASESTSAPDQGERETGRSEGLDTLKSYLREVRRSTLLTFKQEQQLGKRVMAGDEQARQQMIESNLRLVISIGKRYMHRGFPFSDIVEEGNLGLIKAVEKFNYKRGFRFSTYASWWIRQYIERAIINQGKLVRLPVHVVERLNRYLNRVEQLVQALGREPRAAEVAVKMKMSEEEVLDLKQLVRTTCSLDSPLNDRTDTFLRDVIEDPVGLAPDETADGVRRRTELMAWVRELPEKEQTVIVSRFGLDGDEAKTLEEIGRTMGLTRERVRQIEMAALVRLRNTIERKTMTQADLL, via the coding sequence ATGAGTCGACCGCATGACGAGGACTCCGAGTTGAGCGAAGCTCGAAGGCAACCCGTCAACGACGTGGACGCCTCAGAATCTACAAGCGCACCTGATCAGGGCGAACGGGAAACAGGTCGATCGGAGGGTCTCGATACCCTCAAGAGCTACTTGCGGGAGGTTCGCCGATCGACCCTGCTGACCTTCAAACAAGAACAGCAGCTGGGTAAGCGGGTCATGGCCGGCGATGAGCAAGCTCGGCAACAGATGATCGAATCGAATCTGCGGCTGGTCATCAGCATCGGAAAGCGGTATATGCACCGCGGGTTTCCGTTTTCCGACATCGTGGAAGAAGGCAATCTAGGTTTGATCAAAGCCGTAGAAAAATTCAATTATAAGCGAGGGTTCCGGTTCAGCACGTATGCGTCTTGGTGGATCCGTCAGTACATCGAACGGGCGATCATTAACCAAGGCAAGCTGGTGCGGTTGCCGGTGCACGTCGTAGAGCGACTCAATCGCTATCTCAATCGTGTCGAGCAATTGGTGCAGGCGCTTGGGCGCGAGCCGCGGGCGGCCGAAGTGGCCGTCAAGATGAAGATGTCGGAAGAAGAAGTACTCGATCTGAAACAGTTGGTGCGCACAACCTGTTCACTCGATAGCCCGCTCAACGACCGCACTGATACCTTCCTGCGAGATGTCATCGAGGATCCGGTCGGGCTCGCACCAGATGAGACCGCCGACGGCGTTCGGCGGAGGACGGAACTGATGGCATGGGTAAGGGAGTTGCCTGAGAAGGAACAAACTGTTATTGTGTCACGGTTTGGGCTCGACGGAGATGAAGCGAAGACGCTCGAGGAAATCGGACGTACTATGGGGTTGACTCGTGAGCGGGTCAGGCAGATCGAGATGGCCGCGTTGGTTCGGCTTCGCAACACCATCGAGCGAAAGACTATGACACAGGCAGACTTGCTTTAA
- a CDS encoding adenine phosphoribosyltransferase, which yields MTLVNYQALIREVPDFPKPGILFYDITTLLKNSAAVLSLADQLTTRYQDRGITKVVGIESRGFIFGGILASRLGAGFVPVRRPGKLPADCYEVKYSLEYGENSLTVHRDAIEMGEHVLIVDDLLATGGTAEATVHLVRQLGGTIVGLDFLVELKSLKGRDKLTGYDVHSTITYP from the coding sequence GTGACCCTCGTCAATTATCAAGCCCTCATTCGAGAAGTGCCGGACTTTCCGAAGCCCGGCATTCTCTTTTATGACATCACCACGCTCCTGAAGAATTCTGCCGCTGTTCTGAGCCTTGCCGACCAATTGACGACTCGGTATCAGGATCGAGGGATCACCAAGGTTGTAGGGATTGAGTCCCGAGGGTTTATTTTCGGCGGGATTCTCGCCTCGCGTCTCGGGGCCGGATTCGTCCCGGTTCGCAGGCCTGGAAAACTTCCGGCTGATTGTTATGAAGTAAAGTATAGCCTCGAGTACGGAGAGAACAGCCTTACGGTACACCGTGACGCGATCGAAATGGGAGAGCATGTGCTGATCGTCGACGACCTGCTGGCGACTGGCGGAACGGCAGAAGCGACGGTCCACCTCGTTCGTCAGCTTGGTGGCACGATTGTCGGACTCGATTTTCTGGTCGAGCTGAAGAGCTTGAAGGGACGCGATAAACTCACCGGCTACGATGTCCATTCAACCATCACCTATCCCTAG
- a CDS encoding TraR/DksA C4-type zinc finger protein, translated as MATKTQAKKKGEAKTKSAAGADKKPEPVIAEAPATLKAAAEGEIEVSLRPKETAKEREAREQRQEVLHKMLIGKRQEIIKEIEESLGQSLTEDQQRRLESARDVGDQALMDLERELGISLMEMRNRRRQSIDEALTRLHEGTYGICAECGVEISEKRLQAVPFAKLCVECQSRVELLEKIEREEERD; from the coding sequence ATGGCAACGAAAACCCAGGCGAAGAAGAAGGGCGAGGCAAAGACGAAGTCTGCCGCCGGTGCCGACAAGAAGCCTGAGCCGGTGATTGCAGAAGCGCCTGCGACGCTCAAAGCGGCGGCCGAAGGCGAAATAGAGGTGTCTCTGCGGCCAAAGGAGACGGCAAAAGAGCGGGAAGCACGCGAACAGCGTCAGGAAGTGCTTCACAAAATGCTCATCGGTAAACGCCAAGAGATTATTAAGGAGATCGAAGAGAGTCTTGGTCAGTCTCTGACCGAAGATCAGCAGCGACGTCTGGAGTCTGCGCGTGATGTCGGCGACCAAGCCTTAATGGATCTTGAGCGCGAACTCGGCATTTCCTTGATGGAGATGCGTAACCGCCGACGGCAGTCGATCGACGAAGCCCTCACCCGGCTACACGAAGGGACTTACGGGATTTGTGCCGAATGTGGGGTCGAGATCAGCGAGAAACGCCTCCAGGCGGTCCCCTTCGCCAAGCTCTGTGTGGAGTGCCAATCGCGTGTGGAATTGCTGGAGAAGATCGAACGCGAAGAAGAGCGCGATTAG
- the queC gene encoding 7-cyano-7-deazaguanine synthase QueC translates to MNGQTSPRAVVLASGGLDSTVTAAVAQHDGYALHLLTIAYRQRHAVEVERSRQVATALGAHQHVVIDVDLRAIGGSALTGDMSVPKHRTDAERNRDVPVTYVPGRNLIFLSLAAAHAEALEASIVYFGANVIDYSGYPDCRPEFIKAVEAALRAGTKAGMQGMGIEIRAPLLRMAKAEIIRLGLTLNVPFHLTHSCYDPIGPIACGQCDSCLIRKRGFEEAGVVDPIQYAVC, encoded by the coding sequence ATGAACGGGCAGACTTCACCACGAGCGGTCGTTCTTGCCAGCGGCGGGTTGGACTCCACCGTGACAGCGGCTGTCGCGCAACATGACGGGTATGCGCTGCATCTCCTCACCATTGCCTACCGACAACGTCACGCTGTGGAGGTTGAGCGGTCGAGACAGGTGGCGACGGCTCTGGGAGCTCACCAGCATGTGGTGATAGACGTCGATTTGAGGGCGATCGGGGGATCGGCCCTGACCGGTGATATGTCGGTGCCGAAGCATCGGACTGACGCTGAACGGAATCGAGATGTGCCCGTGACGTACGTGCCGGGGAGAAACCTGATTTTTCTGTCTCTGGCTGCGGCCCACGCGGAAGCGCTGGAGGCTTCAATCGTCTATTTCGGCGCCAACGTGATCGACTACTCCGGTTATCCCGACTGCCGCCCTGAATTCATCAAAGCCGTGGAAGCAGCACTTCGAGCGGGAACCAAGGCAGGCATGCAGGGCATGGGTATCGAGATTCGAGCGCCGCTGCTCCGGATGGCCAAGGCGGAGATCATAAGACTTGGCCTCACCCTGAATGTTCCCTTTCATCTCACGCATAGCTGTTATGACCCTATCGGACCGATCGCCTGCGGGCAGTGCGACAGTTGTCTGATTCGGAAACGGGGGTTTGAGGAGGCGGGAGTTGTAGATCCGATTCAGTATGCGGTATGTTGA
- a CDS encoding c-type cytochrome yields the protein MKSSRMLWVSLVVLIVAATAACNQNGGEPKGTRAVASAPAELREGEQKFNANCSTCHGMGGVGTTQGPPFLHKVYEPNHHGDAAFQRAAANGVKAHHWQFGDMPRINAVTPEDVDHITKYVRWLQKEAGIF from the coding sequence ATGAAATCATCACGAATGTTGTGGGTGAGCCTCGTTGTGCTGATCGTCGCGGCGACAGCAGCTTGCAACCAAAACGGGGGAGAACCAAAAGGAACCAGAGCCGTGGCCTCTGCTCCGGCTGAGTTGCGGGAAGGAGAGCAGAAATTCAACGCCAACTGTTCAACCTGCCACGGCATGGGTGGAGTCGGAACCACCCAGGGCCCACCGTTTCTTCACAAGGTCTATGAGCCGAATCATCACGGCGACGCGGCGTTTCAGCGAGCGGCGGCCAACGGAGTCAAAGCTCATCATTGGCAGTTCGGCGACATGCCGAGGATCAATGCGGTTACACCAGAGGATGTGGATCACATTACCAAATACGTCCGCTGGCTCCAGAAAGAAGCCGGTATTTTTTAA
- a CDS encoding PAS domain S-box protein codes for MNSNYARVLIPLILAATFLLDVFMPWGYAVWVVGDVFGVLLTLGIEWPIAPYVVAAAGTVLAYMGHTLSPPVIAVDIAGFNRVVGITLLWITAWLVARARRAKLDDATRRLGAIVESSSDAILSVTPDGFVTTWNGGAERIFGYTGNEIIGRSILTIIPAYLHRDRARLLATVRGAHDIQSYDAVRVTKDGRCIDVSVTLSPLKDSVGQFVGVSKVIRDISDRKRGEVLLRQTHEALEMRVQERTAELSAANHSLRILSSRLMQVQEEERSRLARDLHDEVGQLLTALKIDLQDIRHGEAQKARFGSLTDSLELVDRLLTQVRSLALDLRPSLLDDLGLVSALRWYANRQAARNGWTLSLLVEGMAGRVPVPIEVTCFRVAQEALTNVAKYARAKTIDLALRRQDEEVTLIIQDDGVGFDVPSARRRAQGGQSVGLLGMEERVRLAGGSLVISSVPGEGTRLELCFPLTEQEQTKPHAAVEVISS; via the coding sequence ATGAACAGTAACTATGCCCGAGTACTGATTCCGCTGATCCTGGCTGCGACCTTCCTTCTCGATGTGTTCATGCCCTGGGGCTATGCAGTCTGGGTTGTTGGGGATGTCTTCGGCGTATTATTGACCCTCGGGATTGAGTGGCCGATTGCTCCCTATGTTGTTGCGGCCGCCGGGACCGTTCTCGCCTACATGGGGCACACACTGTCTCCTCCAGTCATCGCGGTAGACATTGCCGGCTTCAATCGCGTCGTGGGCATAACCCTGCTCTGGATTACGGCTTGGCTCGTGGCGCGAGCAAGAAGGGCGAAGCTCGACGATGCCACCAGACGACTGGGTGCGATCGTGGAGAGTAGCAGCGATGCCATTCTGAGCGTGACGCCTGACGGTTTCGTGACCACGTGGAATGGAGGCGCAGAGCGTATCTTCGGGTATACCGGCAACGAGATAATCGGACGTTCGATCCTCACGATTATTCCAGCCTATCTCCATCGGGACAGAGCCAGGCTGCTGGCCACGGTGCGCGGAGCCCATGACATTCAAAGCTACGATGCAGTACGGGTGACCAAGGACGGCCGATGCATCGATGTGTCGGTCACATTATCGCCGCTCAAGGATTCTGTCGGTCAGTTCGTGGGGGTCTCGAAAGTCATCCGGGATATCAGCGACCGGAAGAGGGGGGAGGTCCTTCTGAGACAAACGCACGAGGCATTGGAAATGAGGGTTCAGGAGAGAACCGCCGAATTGAGCGCCGCCAATCATTCCCTACGTATACTTTCGAGCCGACTGATGCAAGTGCAGGAAGAGGAAAGAAGTCGTCTGGCGCGCGATCTGCACGACGAAGTCGGACAGTTGCTGACGGCACTGAAAATCGACTTGCAAGACATTCGGCATGGTGAGGCCCAGAAGGCCCGCTTTGGTTCTCTCACAGATAGCCTAGAGCTGGTGGACCGCCTGCTGACCCAAGTGCGGAGTCTGGCGCTGGATCTCCGACCGTCGCTGCTTGACGATCTGGGTCTGGTGTCGGCGCTGCGCTGGTATGCGAACCGGCAGGCGGCGCGTAATGGATGGACCCTTTCGCTCTTGGTCGAGGGAATGGCCGGGCGAGTCCCGGTCCCCATTGAGGTCACCTGCTTTCGGGTTGCCCAGGAGGCACTGACCAATGTCGCAAAATACGCAAGGGCCAAGACGATCGATCTTGCGTTGCGCCGGCAAGATGAGGAAGTCACGCTCATCATTCAAGACGACGGTGTGGGATTCGACGTGCCGTCGGCTCGACGGCGGGCACAAGGCGGGCAAAGCGTCGGGCTGCTCGGTATGGAAGAGCGTGTGCGGTTGGCCGGCGGCAGCTTGGTCATCTCATCAGTGCCGGGTGAAGGGACCAGGCTCGAACTGTGCTTCCCACTCACAGAGCAAGAGCAGACCAAGCCACATGCAGCGGTTGAGGTCATTTCGTCATGA
- a CDS encoding response regulator transcription factor: MSHLRILLVEDHALVRAGMKALLQKIEGTEVVADMGDGLEAVRYVQTAAPDLVLMDIAMPGLNGLDTTARIVKESPTTRVILLSMHGNEEYLRQALQVGASGYLLKGAELAELELALKTVARGEKYLTPAVAKYAIEAYREKSEGPTGPLAKLSLRQREILQLIAEGQTTKDIAQRLNLSVKTIETHRSQLMERLDIHDVPGLVRFAMRVGLIQPDS, translated from the coding sequence ATGAGCCACCTCCGGATTCTTCTTGTGGAAGATCATGCATTGGTCAGGGCCGGGATGAAGGCGCTCCTCCAAAAGATCGAGGGTACCGAGGTTGTCGCGGACATGGGGGATGGGCTGGAGGCCGTCAGGTATGTGCAGACTGCCGCTCCGGATCTTGTGCTGATGGACATTGCGATGCCGGGATTGAACGGCCTCGATACCACTGCCCGGATCGTCAAAGAATCGCCGACCACGCGCGTGATTTTGCTGTCGATGCATGGCAATGAAGAATACCTCAGGCAAGCTCTGCAGGTGGGTGCTTCAGGCTATCTGTTGAAAGGCGCAGAATTGGCTGAACTTGAGTTGGCCCTCAAGACGGTCGCCAGGGGTGAGAAGTACCTGACCCCGGCCGTGGCAAAATACGCCATCGAGGCCTACCGCGAAAAGTCCGAAGGTCCGACCGGTCCGCTGGCGAAACTGAGCCTGCGCCAGCGCGAAATCCTCCAGCTCATCGCGGAAGGGCAAACCACAAAAGACATCGCCCAACGCTTAAACCTGAGCGTGAAAACCATCGAAACCCACCGAAGCCAATTGATGGAGCGGCTCGACATTCACGATGTGCCCGGGCTCGTCCGCTTCGCGATGCGTGTCGGGTTGATTCAGCCCGACTCCTAA
- the urtA gene encoding urea ABC transporter substrate-binding protein: METKVPQGSKAVNEAEVPTEAVGSSRREFLGQSGRVAAGVGVAALLGNLGNYALSYAAGGAPIKIGVLHSLSGTMAISEVSLRDVVLMAVEEINKAGGVMGRQIETKVVDPASNWDLFAEKAKQLLLEDKVSVVFGCWTSVSRKSVLPVFEKNNGLLFYPVQYEGEECSRNVFYTGAAVNQQAAPAVEYLMSPEGGAYKKFYLLGTDYVYPRTTNKILRAMLLAKKVPAANIEEEYTPFHHQDYQTICGKIKRFAAGGGAAVISTINGDSNVPFYKEFGNQGLRAEDAPIMAFSVAEDELRGMDTSALVGHLAAWNYYQSVDTPQNKKFVANFKAYCKRNNLPDGENRVTDDPIEAAYFGVYVWKQAVEKAGSTEVDKVRKAVYGQKFLAPGGQIMMDDANQHTHKPVLIGEILKNGQFKVIFRSKGLVKPEPWSEYTNPDKGCDWINHQGTYQKK; encoded by the coding sequence ATGGAAACGAAAGTGCCTCAGGGTTCGAAGGCCGTCAACGAAGCAGAAGTTCCTACCGAGGCAGTTGGATCATCGCGAAGAGAATTTCTGGGACAGAGCGGGCGTGTCGCGGCCGGAGTCGGCGTGGCCGCGCTCTTGGGGAACCTGGGCAACTATGCGCTGTCCTATGCGGCCGGCGGAGCACCCATTAAGATCGGCGTACTGCACTCACTGAGCGGCACGATGGCCATCAGCGAAGTGTCCTTACGCGATGTCGTACTGATGGCGGTCGAAGAAATCAATAAGGCGGGCGGGGTGATGGGGCGGCAGATAGAAACCAAGGTCGTCGACCCCGCTTCGAACTGGGACCTGTTTGCCGAAAAAGCCAAGCAACTCCTCCTGGAAGATAAAGTATCGGTGGTGTTCGGCTGCTGGACATCGGTCAGCCGGAAATCCGTGCTGCCGGTCTTTGAAAAGAACAATGGATTGCTCTTCTATCCCGTCCAATATGAGGGCGAAGAGTGCTCGCGCAATGTGTTCTACACCGGCGCGGCAGTCAACCAACAGGCAGCGCCGGCGGTGGAATACTTGATGAGCCCCGAGGGGGGCGCCTATAAGAAGTTTTATCTCCTCGGCACGGACTACGTCTATCCTCGCACGACGAACAAGATTCTTCGCGCCATGTTGTTGGCGAAGAAGGTGCCCGCAGCCAACATCGAAGAAGAGTACACTCCGTTCCATCATCAGGACTATCAAACTATCTGCGGCAAGATTAAGAGGTTTGCGGCAGGCGGCGGTGCCGCGGTCATCAGCACCATCAACGGCGACAGCAACGTGCCGTTCTACAAGGAATTCGGCAACCAGGGACTGCGTGCGGAGGATGCGCCGATCATGGCGTTCAGCGTGGCAGAAGATGAGCTGCGCGGAATGGACACCAGCGCGCTCGTCGGACATTTGGCGGCGTGGAACTATTATCAAAGCGTGGATACGCCGCAAAACAAGAAGTTCGTGGCGAATTTCAAGGCCTACTGCAAGAGGAATAACCTGCCGGATGGAGAAAACCGCGTCACCGACGATCCGATCGAAGCCGCCTATTTCGGGGTCTATGTGTGGAAGCAGGCGGTTGAAAAGGCTGGCTCTACCGAGGTGGACAAAGTCCGTAAGGCTGTCTATGGGCAAAAGTTCCTGGCTCCCGGCGGCCAGATCATGATGGATGACGCCAACCAGCATACGCATAAACCGGTGCTGATCGGCGAAATCCTTAAGAACGGTCAATTCAAGGTCATTTTCCGTTCCAAGGGACTGGTGAAGCCGGAACCGTGGAGTGAGTATACAAATCCTGACAAGGGTTGCGATTGGATTAATCATCAAGGGACCTATCAGAAGAAATAA